tagagcactgGCATGGTACGTCAGAGGCCTTAGATTCAATTTCCAGTGGAGACTTGAAACTTCACCATGTATTACACAATGATAAGAAATTATTGgtacatttaaaagtaaagaCAGCTTTGTTGTCAGCAAAGTAATGCATGCAAAGTATTTTGATATCTATTCACAGTTTTGCAATTCAAGGCTCTGATGTATGACTATTCAAGCCAATCTTCATCGTTTTCAGGCTATAGCTAAAATGAATGACATTTGTAAGAAAGCCAATGTTCCAATGGCGAAGGCTGCATTATCATGGGTACTGAACCAGCCCAATGTACCAGTGGCCATAGTAGGCGCTCGGACTCCAGAGCAGATGGTGGAGAACTGTGAGATAGTGGATCTACCGCAGGTATTTTGTTGTTGAATTAATGAACTTCTCAGGTATAGTGACATCCCTCACGTACCATAAACCAACCTTTATTTATGATTTACCGGAGATTAACTGGTACGCGCCGCCTGTTTTATCCACACTGGTTTTGATACAACACCCATCTGGCAAAGACAGGTTCGCAGCAAGATAATTTACTGTGAAGAGGTTCTcacaaatatttcttgattgcaaataaaagttggattATTACAGTAGTTGAAAGAAATACATGAATGGTCTACATGTACCTTAGATAATGCAGAGATGTATCTACCTGTGTAggtattcatacatgtattgaccACTATGGTATGGTATTTAAGGATATTCTGTTATCTAATTCATTTTGATGtgtaatttatttatcaattttggctgaaaaaaactttttcaagcTGTTATGCAAGAATATAAATTCAGAAATGCACTTCGCAGTAATCAAATCTATGCTGacttgttaaaaaatcaatatctacCAACTATTGTATGTGCTAAATAAACTGTCTTTACAGAATTGCATGGACACTTCAGGCAattcataaatattcatttacatgtattgatatccCTAGGTAACTTTTGGAGTAACTTattagcatatacatgtattgactaTCTCTCAAATGTTGTCTGTTGTTCTTTTAGAGTGTCATCAAAGAGCTCACGGAGGCCACAGAGTCGGTGAAGAATAAGATTGGTAAATCCATTGACCAGTGGGCCCACCCCGACCGCTGTGAATGATCTCACCGTACACCCTCACCCCCCTCATCAGATCAGCCACAAACTCACGACAGATAATTCAacagtgattttttttgtaaatctgtGATCAAGTTGATTTTGAGATCACTGGAGTGCTACGCATTCTGTTATCTTCTGAGAAGATAATTTTATCagaaattcatttaatattacATATAGTTTAATATTAAAAACCGGTAATCGTACAATAGACAAGCCTAATgtgattattttgaataaatgttgatatttttgatGTTTTGGTTGATTTTGCCAGTGAGAGAGTTACATGGGTAATATCCATGTAAAGCAGTAAAAATATACAGTATACCAGTAACCAACAATATTTTGCGACAACTTTAATTCATGATGTTCTGGAGATAAACTGGCTAATATCCGCAGTCAAGATGTAGATTATCTAGAAAAGGATATACCAGAGTCATTTGAAAACTGTGATAAACATTCACGACATTGAGGCTCTTCTAAACCTCATGAAAAGTTCTTGCAGCAATTAaaagtttgttgacattttgATCGTGAAAATTGAAGAAATTAGGGCAGGAATCTAGTAAGTTGTAACACGTTTAGTTGTGTATCACAAGGCTTTGCATACCATCTACACACCTTGTTCTGTTtagaagtaaaaaataaaacctgtaGGTCAACTTTATTTATTATGCAAAGCTAGATGAAATATCTAGAAACATTATAAATATAACAGACATTTAAcagtatttgatatatatatatgtaacaatttgtaattaTCCACCCATAACCAACACTTGGTCACGTGATCACTTGAGCGCCATTGATTGGTTCTCTgtcatgtatttgaatttgatCCAGTCTTCCTCGTTATAAAACATCAGGGATTCCCTAGGAATGGCGGGGGAGTCCTGATCGTGGAACCATTTGTTTCCCGAGGGCAGGAAGTAGCCCGACCCTGACCAGTTCTTAGTCCAGGCATTTTCCCGCCAAGGAAGTAGTGTTGGAACAGGAACTCCTGTGTAAGCCTCTGGTTTACCAGACATCGTTATTCCTATAAATCGaaataaactttataaattGCTAGTAAACAATATGTTATtggatattaattattttaagtaaaatttctAGTACccccactcccccccccccctcaactgAAGTTTTGTTGTAGTGTCTTAACCCTGGGCCAAATATTTGTGGCAGCACCTTACTCCGACTAAATCCTTTTGTAATGGCTTATCCCAGGGTTTTGTGTTTAATTCCTTCGTTGTAGTGTTTTGCTATTGCGTTGATCCACACCATTTcccaaataaacttaaaattgaatgttgatttgccccccccccccccaccaactGATAGACTGCGTTTGAGGTGACCCCTTGCTCCTTTTGCTGAGTATTTTTGTGGTATTTTGTCATGTAAATAACGTTTTTGATGTCTGTTATAAATCCCACGgcagcacgtagcatcgtttttgaaagtggtggggccagactcatccaaaaaaaatcttgacgagaaaaaaaaaaaaagcttttcccaaaatcttcaaaatcctaatccgggggggggggggggggcttgcattgtatataacttcaatttcaatcctaatttccttattttcatatcaattttttcatcCTCCAAGCCCCCCTGCCCCCTTGATGCTGCACGGTGCGGTTTATTGGTCGTGCCTTACCTCCGGGCTGAGTTGCCTTGTCCCTCTTTCTCTGGTAGGCCACCCACTGCTCCTCAGACTCCATCAGTATGGCGTCTCGCCTTGTTTCCCGGGGAATGGAGCGATACTCGTGGAACTTGATCCATCTGTTTTCTGAGGGGACGTAGTAGGCGGGGCCCATGTACACGTGAGATTTCCCGTCCCCCGCGAGATAGTTGTTGACAGGCGTGGAATTGTACGGTCCCCTCAGACGGACATTGGTTCCAGCGCTCGTCCCATACTCTGGCCGGTACATGGTGACAGATCTATAAACAAAAGTTCAGCTTTACTAGTCAATCAAAATAGAAGGTATTAAAATATGCTTCGTCGTCACCAACTTACAAGTCAAAATTCATCTACAAATGTGAAAGTGTGAATATTGACCTCAAGTTTGAGCATTTTTCTCTAAAGGAGTTGCGCTCAGGAATGAGTTGAATGATACTAAACTTTTAATGACGTTGGGTCAGGTCAAAGACTGAAGTAAATAATATCTGTCCCCAAAACCATAAACCGAGAACAGAAAGTTGAAAAATACAGGGTATGTTGTAGTGTACATGGATGgttcataaattttaaaaggaaacaAGGTTATTTGATAATTTGGCATACTATTCCACTCTATCACTTTGaatcaattttaaacttttaatgatttatttcaatagtggtttttcAATATATAGGTGTTGCAATAACAtgtgcggatctagagggggggtcgggggggtcccgacccccccccccccctggaaaatgaaaatttattaaatttacatagtaaaattatcgcgaaaatatgcctcggaccccccctggcaaacacaattatccttcggacccccccctggaaaaattttctggatccgcgcatgaataAAACTAGTCTATTTTCTCCGTTTATGCGCTTGAGGCCTGATCAGGCATGGGTATGGGTATAGGTACAGCTAGGTTTCTCTACAAAAACACAAAGCATATATAGAGATCTGTAATTGATAAGTTTGTGGTTTGACTTTTTCTACAGCATGGGGAACAACAATGGAAGTACCAATTTATATGAACCTATCACTCTTGTCGATATGAAGGTCCACACCCTCGTAATAATCACGAATATTTACTTCGTACGCCTATAcaactattacatgtaaatacatgacCATTTGAACCACAGAAAAAATTCTGGAAGAATTGTCAATACTTTTAACATGGGTCAGAAAAGAAAGCACGATAAACGTGTAAAGAGTATAAATGTCGGACCTGTAGTTAATGGAAGGGGTGGCTGACGGGCAGAGATGCTCcgttttttgtcaaaaattattgatgtaaaaaatattcCCCCAGTTTCAACGTGTGTAgtagattatacatgtatattattcaaatatatacacAACACAGTATAATGTCCCACAAAAATAATGGCAGGTTGAAAAATGAGACGAAGGAGAAGGCGTGTCTCTTTAACAGACCCTCTCAACATGACTCTGCTTTAATTAGTAGACCCTACATGACCTCAATTGCTACTGCTACTCGAAGACCCCCCACCCCCATTCACATCGTCAACGTTCATTCTAAATGTTATATATTTCTGCGGTCTGAAGCAAAGAGTTTATTCTTTACcgtatttaagaaaattaacagAAAGGACTTGAAAATCGTCGCATTGTTTGCTGTGATGGGTGTAAGGAAGGACCCCCGTCTACGTACCTGCTCTGGGACCGGATGTTTACATCGCAATACACACTTGGTTACCGGATCGATATTTAGCTGTGTTTATATCACCTGTCACAGGTAAGGAGTTTTAAACGGACAGTTTGACTCTCTTGTTTACATACTTACTCTATCTTTGGTCCAGTAAGTTTGCCTTTTGTTGCATTTGttcttgatttttattattttgaaatgggGGACATCCCCTCCCCATTGATGTGAAAGCAATCAAGGCCAATAACTCCGGTTTTCTTTaagatcatgcgcggatctagagggggggtcggggggggtcccgaccccccctggaaaatgaaaatttattaaatttacatagtaaaattatcgctaaaatatgcctcggaccccccctggcaaacacaattatccttcggacccccccccccccctggaaaaattttctggatccgcgcatgaagatGGATCTTTTTCGAGGAGTTGTGTATAAAGATACATGTGTTTAgggaataaatattaaaactttaaatgttatatattcTGATTTCTTTTTTAGTAAATACTACTTCATAGCAATAACTCATACCTAAAATTTCAAGTATGATGGAAAAGTTGACCACCCATGCAGCCtccttaaaaatattataatcattatatatacagtagatacatatatattacaaCATTGTGAATACTTCTGTCATTGTTTAGATTCCTACGCCATGCATCGCCCCGAGTACGGAACAAGCGCCGGGACCAGGCTGTTTGACCGGGGCCCCTATAACTCCACCCCCGTGGACAACTACCCGAGCGGGGACGGTAAATCCATGATTTGGCGGGGACCCTCCCACTATGTGCCGTCAGAGAGGCGGTGGACGGACTACCACCAATACCGGTCACTGCCCCGGGATACGAGGAGGGACGCCAAGGAGATGCAGAGTGAGGACCAGTGGGTAGACTTCATGAGACAGAGGGACACGCCCTCAGGTAAGGGACATGCCCCCAGGTAACTCTCCTATATATGTAGAGCTGATCCCGGGGCAATAACCTTTAGAAAGACTCCGGCTATTGTCTACATCAATAAGAGCTGTCCCCAGGGTAATAACTTAAAGAAATACTCGGCAACTGTCTAAATCGGTAAAAGCTGACCCCTGGGCAATAACTTTTATACAGACTCCGGCAATTGTCTAAATCAATAAAGGCTGACCCATGGGTAATAACTGTTAGAAGGACTCCGGCATCTGTCTAAGTCAATAAGAGCTGACCCCTGGGCATTAATATTTCTAATGAAAGACTCAGAATAATTAGAGCTTGTTTAATATGTCTGTGGAATGGTTTAATACATCCTCTCCTTTATTTCATGCATGCAAAGCAATCGGTAATTTAACGAAGACTTTGAGAATTTAAACTGActaggatttttttctttgctttccATACAATGTCATGTTTTCAATGAACAAAGGTCCATATTTATCGAACAACAAGCTATTTAGAACAACATATcgttatttaattttctttgttgtTCATTTAGGCTACTATCACAAAGACATAGGCTTGCTACAGACGGGTGTACCGGAGTGCCGATTGTTCGGATACACACGTGACCTCCCGAGCATGCCCCCTAGGGCCTTACAGGACCTATCATGGCCGAAATCAGACGCATTCGTCCCATTAGAGCGATCAGACCGCGGGAAATACTACGGCTATTATCACGAGGCCATTGCGCGAGAGAGACAGCAGAGGAAGAAAGAGCTTCCCGAAAGTATGAGGGTAGAAGCCCGAGACATTCCGATGTTATAAAGGACTTAAAATGGATGCAAGGATAGAGCGCCCTGTGCCTCGAATACATGGAGCAATTAAATACCCAAAAGTATATTTGAAAGCATAATTAAACAGGAAAGGGACAATTGTTATCATAAAATATCTATGTTTGTTGTGTTTGCTGAatttttctatattattattattatgtacATCTGTTGAGTATTATCAATGTGTGATTTATTGTGCactattattataaataaacttAAATGACTACATATTTACTGGTCAGTATTAAGGCTTGAATGCCTGAACACTGCTAAGTATAAAGGCTGAAACGCCCAGTGAGAACATTGGCAAGGAAAAAGGTAGTACCCCTAAACACTGGTAAGGATTGAGGATGGAACACCTGAACACTGAAAGAATTAAGGATGGAATGCATGATCACTGGTAAGGATTAAGGATAAAATGTCTGAACACTTGAAAGGATTAAGGATAAAATGTCTGAACATTCGAGAGGATTAAGGATAAAATGTCTGAACATTTGAAAGGATTAAAAAGGAAATGCCTGAACAGTTGAAAGAATTCACTAGGATGAAATGCCTGAAACCTTGAAAGGATTAAGGATGGAATGACTGAACACTGAAAAGGATTAAAGATAAAATGTCTGAACACTGGAAGAAAGGATAAAGGATAGACTGCCTACACACTGGTAAGGATAAAGGATAGACTGCTTACACACTGGTAAGGATAAAGGATGGACTGCCTACACACTGGTAAGGATAAAGGATAGACTGCCTAAACACTGGTAAGGATAAACGATGGACTGCCTACACACTGGTAAGGATAAAGGATTGACTGCCTTCACACTGGTAAGGATAAAGGATAGACCGCCTACACACTGTAAAGGATTAAGGATGGAACGCCTACACACCGGTAAGGATAAAAGATTGACTGCCTACTCACTGGCAAGGATGAAGGATTGAAATCCTCATACTGGTCAGTAAATTAAGGATTAAGGATGGAAACACAAAACACTAGTAAGGATTTAGGATGGTGCGTCTTTGCACTAAGTCTGGTAAAATTTTAGGATAGAACCCTTAACCCCTGGTAAGAATTAAGGACGGAACGCCTAAACACTGGTAAGGATTAAGGATGGAACGCCTGAACACTAGTAAAGATTAAGATTAAGGATGAGCCTCCTACAACAGGTaggaattaaaaatgatttttttcacacCGGCAAGGACTGAGGATGAAACGCTTGAACACTgacaaaaagagaaaaagagaaCAACACAGTTCTTCACCCGACACTGCTAAAGACAAACCAACTAAACTGCGACAGAAAGCCTTTAATTAATAAAGAAAGGCAAACGAAACaccaaataaattaaaaaaaaacaagattgaAGAcctaaacattgataaaaagaCAAGAATGGAAGACATAAACACAGATAATCTACTTGGAAAAATATGAGTTATACACATATACTAGGTGCTTGTTGTTTTATATAGTACTTGTATAATGATATATGTCTTTGCAATTTGTATATGATATACTTTATTCCAATCAATCGAatccattttaattttcatgttgcTAGAGAAACTTTGCTCTTAATATGCTAACTTTAGTATACTTAACCGGGGAGGTGTCTTTTCAGCGTGTACTTCGTTCAAAGAGCAGGTGATCGCCTCTTTTGTCCCTTGTTCTGATATTATAAAGTTATTGCTGGTTTTGGACGATTTAGCTGTAATCGACAACTTATATTGATCACCGTGTCCGACGTACGAGGTGATTATTGTAATTCGAGATTTCTGATTCGTGATCAATAGATTGAAAAACGCACTGGAACATCCAGTTAGTTTATTACTGAAGTGTGTTAGCTTGGTGTATCTTGAATCTCAATTAAGTTGGTTGACGTCTGCTATAAATCGGTACAAAGGACATAATACGTAAGGGCCCATAAAATGAATTTCTTGATTCTCATCCCTggccatcttcgctagccaagtgttTTTCGGTCCACTCCGCTCCCCACGGATCAGAAACCTTTGACTTGAGAAGATGCATCCACTACCGCCCCTCTGAAAGTGGCCGGCTCCGAtgtgataaattttattttgaaaaaataaatcgaGTGGAaatttttgggggaaaattGGACTCGATatgcaaaaaattcaaaaaaattttaatggctgcttgacatgtggaataTCGTTTTATTCCAGCCGTGTTTGTTATCATAAGGATACTATTGTCTTTATGCATTAACTGgtaagttaaaataaaatggcatattagcaatgaaaattaaaatatagagCAGTTGTTCTTCCTAGAACATGACCCGTTCGGTAAATCAATAtcgttttttatgaaaaaataatatccaCCCACCCATCCGCCCTGCAAATCAGGACGAGATTCTCGGTATTAATTTTATGTGTCCTAATCCGGCAcaattgattacattttttcatgtaattaaCGTTCCTGGTTTATATATACAAGGATCCAGGGTGAGCAAAGTACAAAGTGAACAAATTCTCAACCAAGCACTATTAATGTGCAAATTTCCTGGCTGTTTGTCGCAGAAAGCTCAGATATAACCTTAAATAACTTGTAATAAGCATCGCTCGTTAATGATCAAAAGAATTATACGACCCGATTAAACGATCGATGCTTAAACATAATTTAGATGATAGTATTAAACGATTCAATAATGTCTCTATGTATATATTCGGAAATCGTTCAGGTATGTAATAACTCTTTTATAGATGAAGTAGCAGTAGTTCCACAATGTTCTATTGTAACTTGAATGTGTCGAAATGAAGAACATCGCAAAACACTCATAAAAAAGGAAGGAAAAATCCAATGCGTTTCTATTTTATAGCAAAATTCTGTTGGTCAACTTTTATAATATACAATCATGATTAAGAACACGTAGTCAGACAAAGGGAGCATACTCTTCTGTTAGCTCCCCTCGAGACGAAAACATTTGACAGTGTACATTATAATAACTTAACTATTTAAATCCCTGAACATATTTTGTAATCAAAGTAGAACAACTAACCATGCACACATATTCTCTtatgagaagtggacaggcatagatgaaggctatgcctgtccacttctcaaaagagaatacatgCACACACAGAAAATAATACTATGGTAATGTTTCCCATTGCACTCAACGCAACACacctaaataaatcaaagtactgaagtactaacgggagttgatttatcgattatcatttatcataaaatcaacgatgtgttattttgcatggcaagtagtttccaatctgtattattatactttcatgttaaatactgaaatctgatcggttgacaatggtttcctcgggatgtcaatttcaactgttgccctcccaaacaggcactatttatatattagaaatgaattacgcacattttataatattaattctcagactttttcgacaagaatatCGGGAAAACTCAGTACGAATCATGTTGTGCACCGGTAATAttcaaagatagaattaattccatcaaactatgtatcagtaatcgaaatatttctgaaaattgtatggatctaAGCAATATTAAACTCTAATCTCGTtaaaccagatgctcggctgtctctgttAATCTCCAACAAACAAGaaagactctctgcttgtcggagatttacggaggcggcaaagcgtctggttgaatgaGACTGTATTGAACCCTGGCGTAGGAATAAATACAgtaactacaaaaaatatctaaattgtttgtactatttaaaatcagactattttcaaggtatttattataagttttttgaaaaacaatgctttagcatacatttcAGCGAATCtgtcgattattttcaagactTAAGTCTTGTccgcggtgatgatttgtgcttaggtccaaacaatgtttcactttcggtttgccaaaGTAAcagcataggagagttgattaaaatcaactcccaaaaaccgTCTAAAACCTTGTGCAACTAATTAACCTGTATAGTACAATACTCTGTCGGTTGTTCTCCACACTGCTCTAGAAACACAATATCTATATGGGTTATTAGATATAACGATTCGTGAGTATATTGTAATCTATA
The window above is part of the Magallana gigas chromosome 10, xbMagGiga1.1, whole genome shotgun sequence genome. Proteins encoded here:
- the LOC105346399 gene encoding uncharacterized protein gives rise to the protein MYRPEYGTSAGTNVRLRGPYNSTPVNNYLAGDGKSHVYMGPAYYVPSENRWIKFHEYRSIPRETRRDAILMESEEQWVAYQRKRDKATQPGGITMSGKPEAYTGVPVPTLLPWRENAWTKNWSGSGYFLPSGNKWFHDQDSPAIPRESLMFYNEEDWIKFKYMTENQSMALK
- the LOC105346545 gene encoding uncharacterized protein; its protein translation is MHRPEYGTSAGTRLFDRGPYNSTPVDNYPSGDGKSMIWRGPSHYVPSERRWTDYHQYRSLPRDTRRDAKEMQSEDQWVDFMRQRDTPSGYYHKDIGLLQTGVPECRLFGYTRDLPSMPPRALQDLSWPKSDAFVPLERSDRGKYYGYYHEAIARERQQRKKELPESMRVEARDIPML